A window of bacterium genomic DNA:
TACATCATCTAATGTTGGTTTGGAATTATGATCCAAAAGGTTTTTGCAGCTCATCACCATGCCGGGCGTGCAGAATCCGCATTGCATGGCGTCATGTTCGATGAATGCCTCCTGTAGAGCATGGTATTTGCCGCTATTTTCTAAACCTTCGATCGTCTCGATTTCTGCGCCAACGGCATCCATCGCCAGTGTCATACAGGACGTCTGTGTTTTGCCATCGAGAATTACGGTACATGCTCCGCACGCGCCGCGTTCACAGCCGGTTTTCGTTCCGGTCAGATGAAGTTGATCGCGCAAAACCTCAACCAGAGTGGTTCTGGGCTCGGCCAGCACCCGATGGTTCTTGCCGTTCACACGCAATGAAATTTGCTGCGCATCCGGGCCTGCGATGGTACCCTGTGCCGGTGCACAGGAAGCCTGAATTGTTCCAAGCAGTCCTTCGCTTCCCGCCGCTATACCAATAGACGTCATGCCGAAGCCTTTTAGAAATTTACGGCGTGTGATGCCGCCCGGATTTCCTGGACTGTTCTTTTTTGATTTTTTCATGCGTTTATCCTTTTGACGGGTTCAAAATAATTGGGTCTGACAAACAGCAAAATGCGCGAACAGGTATTCGCTATATTTAAGATGAGTTGTTTCTACGAAAATCGTAACGTAAAAGTTACTTTTTTTAACAGGGTATTAAGAAGAATATATGGCAAAAAAATCAAAACGCAAAATTCATTTTTCAAAAAAATATTTGTATACAAGGCCGTTTATTGTACCGACCAATGCAAAAACGATCAATCCGTCGGCGACGCTGTATAAATAGAAATCCTTCGGGTGGCTATAGTGATTCATGTAAATCGCGCTAACGCTGGCGAAAAACAGGAAGAGAATGCCGAAGATTTTCAGGCTTTTTATAACAGCGTGCCCCGCCATAGATGGGTGCGCGATGTGAAAAATCCAGACGCAGGCAAACCACATAACGAAATTATAAGAATAACTTGTGACCCAATCGAAAAGAGTAAAGGATGAATTGAAATACGTTGCCGATCTCTCCATTGCGCTTCCCATACGGTCAAAGAGAAGCCATGCTTCTAAGGGGAATCCGGCAACGTAACGAATTACGTTGAGAAGTAAAACAAGCGCCATCAGTTTGAAAAAAGTTTTCATTTTTTCTCCTTGTTAAGAAATCATAAATATGGATCTCAGCAAGTAACGGGTGGATTGTGACCGCGATTTTTCATTAATTAAGAAAAAAAGAGTAAATATTCAATTGTCCGAATGTTTTTTGAATAATGAAACTTGACTCAATGGAAATATGGGATTATGTTCAATCTCTAGAAAACATTCGGCTAAATTCCGAGGGCAAACATGGACCAATTAATGAGCCATCGCGTTAAAGTGGTTTTGGCATTTCTCTCGCTTTATCTTATATGGGGTTCGACGTATCTCGCCATTCGATGGGGCGTGGAAACAATTCCTCCTTTTTTTATGGCGGGATCGCGCCATCTTGCCGCCGGAGTATTTCTTTTTTTTATCATGCGGCAGCGTGAGAAAACCGAAATAACAAAAACACACTGGCGTTCCGCATTCATTCTCGGCGGGCTGATGCTGCTCGGCGGCAATGGGGGCGTAACCTGGGCGGAACAACATGTCCCGTCAGGATTAGCGGCGCTCTTGGTGGCAACCGTTCCGCTATGGATCATGGTTTTAAGCTGGCTTCAAAAAGACAGTTTACGTCCCGGTTTTCGTGAATTCATTGGAATTATTCTCGGTTTGTTTGGATTGGCGATTCTTATTGGGCCGGAAGAACTGGCGGGCGGGGAACGAATCGACCCGATCGGCGCCATCGCATTACTAATAGCCGCGCTGTCATGGTCTTTCGGTTCGCTCTACTCGCGGAAAGCGATAGTTCCGTCGTCCGGATTTTTGAATACGTCTATGCAGATGATCGGCGGCGGAATTCTGCTGATTATTCTCGGCTTTGCAACGGGAGAATGGAACAGATTAAACGTAGGTGATATTTCTGCACGCTCTTTTTTTTCATTAGCGTATTTGGCCGCGTTCGGGTCATTGATCGGTTATTCCGCATACATTTGGCTGCTCAAAGTCAGTACTCCGTCGAAGGTGACAACATACGCTTACGTTAATCCGGTTGTAGCGGTTATTTTTGGGTGGCTTCTGGCGAACGAGGAACTTTCTATGCGAACAATCCTGGCCTCGGCAGTAATTATCGGCTCCGTGATTATCATTACTTTGCCTAAAAATTTTAATGGATGGAGAAAATCTTTTTTTGCTACAAAAACACCTATTGAACCTACTTGACTCTTGTGTAAATTATTTAGTAAAAAGGAAGGGTACCCATGCGCCTGAAAAAATTAGTCGCTTTACTGGCGGTGAGCCTGCAATTATTTTCCTGTCAGAAAACCCATCACTATGCTGAAAGACCGCCCTACGATTCCCTGACTGTAAAAATGATCGCTGAAGGTATGAAGAACTATCCGGCCTACGACATGTTATATGAACTGTCGGTTCAAATCGGGCCGCGCCTGAGCGGTTCACCCGAAGCGGCGCGGGCAGTTGAGTGGGGCAGGAAGAAGATGGAAGAACTGGGATTTGACAATGTCCGGCTGGAGCCTGTGACAGTTCCGCATTGGGTTCGGGGGAAAACGGAAGAATTGGTGGTTGTGAAATTTGGCGGTATGCCAATTCGGTCGTTGACAATCTGCGCGCTGGGCGGAAGTATATGTACTTCAAAAGAAGGCATCACAGCAGAAGCGGTGGAGGTTCAATCGTTTGAGGAACTTCACGCACTCGGCGATAAGGTGAAAGGCAAGATCGTATTTTATAATCGTCCGATGGACCGGACAAAGTTTTTTCCTGGAGAAGCTTACGGCGGCGCGGTGGATCAGCGTTCCAAAGGGGCCATGGAAGCGGGAAAAATGGGCGCGGCGGCCGTGATTGTTCGATCTATGACAACGCGGTTGGACGATGTGCCGCATACGGGCGCGATGAATTACGTTGATTCCATTCCGAAAATTCCGGCTGCCGCGATCTCGACCGTCGGCGCAGAGGCCTTGAGCGAAATACTAAAAAAAGAACCGTTCGTAAAAGTCCGGATCAAAATGGATTGTGAGATTCTGCCGGATGTGGAATCGGCCAATGTGGTCGGGGAATTGCGCGGAAGCTCCTTACCAAATGAGATCATACTTATCGGCGGGCATCTTGACAGTTGGGACAAAGGGCATGGCGCGCATGACGACGGTGCCGGCGTCGTGCAGTGTCTCGAAGCGATCCGTTTGCTCAAAGCGCAGGGATTGCGCCCGAAACGCACGATCCGCGTGGTGCTTTTTATGAACGAGGAGAACGGTCTACGCGGCGGCAAGGCGTATGCAAAAATGGAACGGCCGAATGAAAAACACATTGCCGCGATCGAAACGGACGCAGGCGGATTTTCGCCGCGAGCTTTCACAGTGGACGCGGATTCCCTCGCGCTGCCGAAGATCGCAAAATGGGCGTACGTGTTGGCGCCACTGGAAGCCGACAAGATCGTCAAGGGTCACGGCGGTGCGGATATTTCAGAATTAAAAAAACTGGGCGTTCCGACCATAGGTTTGCGCCCTGACTGGCACCGCTACTTTGATTACCATCATTCTGATCTCGATACGATTGATAAAGTGAATGAAAGGGAACTTGAAGCAGGAGCAGTTGCAATGGCGATCATGAGCTATGTGTTGGCGGAAGAGGGGATTTAAGGGAATTGGAAATGTTAAATTTTTAATTTACGAGACTGCCAGTGGAAAAATTTTACAGTTAACGTTGTCGCATTTTTTCTTTCATGAGAGCTTTTAGCAATTTCCCTTTTGTATTCATGAAACCGACATTTGATTGTATCCATTCCTGAGTAATCGGAATTATTCTAATTTCTCCATCTATCTCTGAGAAATGTACGACGGTTCCCTTTTGAATTCCAAATTTTCTTCGTATTTTCATCGGGATAGTAACGTATCCCTGGTTTAAAACGATTGATTTCATTGGTACTTCATTTTTTCATTGTTACTCATTACAAAACTAAAATTCAAGTTAATTTATGGATGCCATAGAATTCCAAAGCACCATTGAAAGGCAAAAAAACTTCTTTCTGAGCGGAGCCACACGTAATGTTGAACACCGCATTGAAATGCTCAAATGTTTGAAGGATGCCATTCGCCAACATGAAAAAGATATTTTTGAGGCCTTGGATGCAGATATCAGAAAGCCGGCTTTCGAGACCTATGCCAGCGAGATCGGGTTTCTGTATGACGAGATCAATTTTGCTCTCAAACGTATCCGCTCGTGGGTAAAACCGCAACGCGTCGGTACGCCGATCCTGCATTTTCCTTCTTCGAGTTATATTCAATATGAACCGAAAGGCGTGGTGCTGATCATCGGCGCGTGGAATTATCCCGTGCAGCTGAGCCTCAATCCGCTGATCGCGGCGGTCGCGGCCGGAAATTGTGCGATAGTAAAACCGTCGGAATTCTCCCCGGCAAGCGCGGCCGTGGTTGAGAAGATCGCCACGGCCTGTTTTTCGCCGGAACATGTTGCCGTAGTGCAGGGCGAAGGGCATACCGTAATTCCTATGATGATGTCTAAGTTCCGCTTTGATCACATTTTTTATACCGGCGGCGTGCCTGTAGCAAAAAAAATTGCGTCCGAAGCGGCAAAAGAACTCATTCCGGTCACACTGGAATTGGGCGGCAAGTCGCCGTGTATCGTGGATGAAGGTTGTGACCTCAAAGTGTCCGCGAAACGGATCGTTTGGGGCAAGTTCTTCAATGCCGGCCAAACCTGCATTTCACCGGATTATGTATTGGTTCACAAGAATGTAAAAACGGAATTCACCGGGCTTTTGCTAAAGACGCTTAAAGAAACCTACGGCAACGATCCATCCAATGATATCGATATGGCCAGGATCATTGACGAGCGGCATTTTTTGAGGTTGGAGAAGCTTTTGGTCACCGGAAAGATCCTGTATGGAGGGAAAAAGGAAAAAGAAAAACTGTTCATTCAGCCTACTCTGATGGAGATCTCCGATCCGGAACACCCTTTGATGGCCGAAGAGATATTCGGGCCGATCCTGCCGGTGATCGAATTCGATTCCATCGATCATGCGATTTCCATCGTAAGGCGTCACCCGTGCCCGCTTTCTCTGTATGTTTTTACCAAGAATAAAGATCACGAAAAACGGTTCGTGACGGTATTGCAATTCGGCAATGGCGCCGTCAATAATACGCTCGTTCACTATGCCAATCCGAATCTTCCATTCGGCGGGATCGAATACAGCGGGATGGGAGCCTATCACGGGAAGAACGGATTTGAAATTTTTTCACACCGGAAAAGCATCACCCGCAGCGGGACATGGCTTGATCTGCCGGTCAAGTATCCGCCTTACAAGGACAAGCTTAAGTGGCTTCGGCTTTTTTTAAAGCCTTAAATGCAATTATTGCGATAACGGGTTATGGATTTTCGCATTTTTTTCATTGCTTTTAAATTGGTTGGCGCTCGTAGAAATTCCAGCTTAGAGTGATCATAAACAGGCTTGCATGCTAATTGTCTTTGAGAAGTAAGCAGTTGCTTCTAACAAATTCCACGTTCAAATTAAACAAAAGAAATAAAACATCTTGACAAACGGGCATTTTTTGTTTATTATAGTGCCGTCAAATTTATTGAGAATTAATCTCAATCAATAAAGCCATTGGATGTTAAGGGCTTTATTTTAGGATTATAATTGAGAATAAATCTCAATTATAAAAACAAAAATGCTCCGAGCAATTCTGGGCATAATTTTTAAACTTTGTATTGAGAATAAATCTCAAATGAATAAATGTTCAAGGCTTGTTGAACATTATTTTTTTAATTGCCGTTGAGAATTTGTCTCAATCATATTTAGGAGAACTATGAGAGTTGTCACACCGTTATTATTACTTGCTCTAATCTCAGCACCGCTCAAAGC
This region includes:
- a CDS encoding M20/M25/M40 family metallo-hydrolase, producing MRLKKLVALLAVSLQLFSCQKTHHYAERPPYDSLTVKMIAEGMKNYPAYDMLYELSVQIGPRLSGSPEAARAVEWGRKKMEELGFDNVRLEPVTVPHWVRGKTEELVVVKFGGMPIRSLTICALGGSICTSKEGITAEAVEVQSFEELHALGDKVKGKIVFYNRPMDRTKFFPGEAYGGAVDQRSKGAMEAGKMGAAAVIVRSMTTRLDDVPHTGAMNYVDSIPKIPAAAISTVGAEALSEILKKEPFVKVRIKMDCEILPDVESANVVGELRGSSLPNEIILIGGHLDSWDKGHGAHDDGAGVVQCLEAIRLLKAQGLRPKRTIRVVLFMNEENGLRGGKAYAKMERPNEKHIAAIETDAGGFSPRAFTVDADSLALPKIAKWAYVLAPLEADKIVKGHGGADISELKKLGVPTIGLRPDWHRYFDYHHSDLDTIDKVNERELEAGAVAMAIMSYVLAEEGI
- the yedA gene encoding drug/metabolite exporter YedA; the protein is MDQLMSHRVKVVLAFLSLYLIWGSTYLAIRWGVETIPPFFMAGSRHLAAGVFLFFIMRQREKTEITKTHWRSAFILGGLMLLGGNGGVTWAEQHVPSGLAALLVATVPLWIMVLSWLQKDSLRPGFREFIGIILGLFGLAILIGPEELAGGERIDPIGAIALLIAALSWSFGSLYSRKAIVPSSGFLNTSMQMIGGGILLIILGFATGEWNRLNVGDISARSFFSLAYLAAFGSLIGYSAYIWLLKVSTPSKVTTYAYVNPVVAVIFGWLLANEELSMRTILASAVIIGSVIIITLPKNFNGWRKSFFATKTPIEPT
- a CDS encoding (2Fe-2S)-binding protein; the encoded protein is MKKSKKNSPGNPGGITRRKFLKGFGMTSIGIAAGSEGLLGTIQASCAPAQGTIAGPDAQQISLRVNGKNHRVLAEPRTTLVEVLRDQLHLTGTKTGCERGACGACTVILDGKTQTSCMTLAMDAVGAEIETIEGLENSGKYHALQEAFIEHDAMQCGFCTPGMVMSCKNLLDHNSKPTLDDVKLATSGNLCRCGTYQNVFDAVMKTVKQG
- a CDS encoding aldehyde dehydrogenase, whose translation is MDAIEFQSTIERQKNFFLSGATRNVEHRIEMLKCLKDAIRQHEKDIFEALDADIRKPAFETYASEIGFLYDEINFALKRIRSWVKPQRVGTPILHFPSSSYIQYEPKGVVLIIGAWNYPVQLSLNPLIAAVAAGNCAIVKPSEFSPASAAVVEKIATACFSPEHVAVVQGEGHTVIPMMMSKFRFDHIFYTGGVPVAKKIASEAAKELIPVTLELGGKSPCIVDEGCDLKVSAKRIVWGKFFNAGQTCISPDYVLVHKNVKTEFTGLLLKTLKETYGNDPSNDIDMARIIDERHFLRLEKLLVTGKILYGGKKEKEKLFIQPTLMEISDPEHPLMAEEIFGPILPVIEFDSIDHAISIVRRHPCPLSLYVFTKNKDHEKRFVTVLQFGNGAVNNTLVHYANPNLPFGGIEYSGMGAYHGKNGFEIFSHRKSITRSGTWLDLPVKYPPYKDKLKWLRLFLKP
- a CDS encoding AbrB/MazE/SpoVT family DNA-binding domain-containing protein, coding for MKSIVLNQGYVTIPMKIRRKFGIQKGTVVHFSEIDGEIRIIPITQEWIQSNVGFMNTKGKLLKALMKEKMRQR